From the genome of Streptomyces sp. NBC_01341, one region includes:
- a CDS encoding NCS2 family permease, translating into MTQQSVEPRTSAEDAGPGTRVPAGRSWLDRYFHISERGSTVAREVRGGVTTFMAMAYILLLNPLILGGKDVDGRLLGQSGLITATAFAAAATTLLMGFVGKVPLALAAGLSVSGVLASQVAPVMTWPQAMGMCVVYGVVICLLVVTGLREMIMNAIPLALKHGITIGIGLFIALIGLFKAGFVHQGTATPLSLGPAGELAGWPVLVFAATLLLIFMLQARNVPGAILIGIVVGTLAAVVVNAVGDIDPKAWSSGPPELSGSAVSSPDFSLFGNVEFGGWGDVGVMTVGMIVFTLVLAGFFDAMATIIGVGTEANLADDKGRMPGLSKALFIDGAGGAIGGVAGGSGQTVFVESATGVGEGARTGLASVVTGLFFAACLFFTPLTAIVPAEVASAALVVIGAMMMQNARHVDWADRSVAVPVFLTVVLMPFTYTITTGVAAGVISYSAIKLAQGRAREVGAFMWVLTLVFVVYFALHPIESRLGVN; encoded by the coding sequence ATGACCCAGCAGTCAGTGGAACCCAGGACGAGCGCGGAGGACGCGGGCCCCGGCACGCGTGTCCCCGCCGGACGGTCCTGGCTCGACCGGTACTTCCACATATCCGAACGCGGATCGACCGTCGCACGCGAAGTGCGCGGCGGCGTCACGACCTTCATGGCCATGGCGTACATCCTCCTGCTCAACCCCCTCATCCTCGGCGGCAAGGACGTCGACGGCCGGCTGCTCGGGCAGTCGGGACTGATCACCGCGACCGCGTTCGCGGCCGCGGCCACCACCCTGCTGATGGGCTTCGTCGGCAAGGTGCCCCTCGCCCTCGCCGCCGGACTGAGCGTCTCGGGGGTCCTCGCCTCGCAGGTCGCACCGGTCATGACCTGGCCGCAGGCCATGGGCATGTGCGTCGTCTACGGGGTGGTGATCTGCCTCCTGGTCGTCACCGGCCTCCGCGAGATGATCATGAATGCCATCCCCCTCGCGCTGAAGCACGGCATCACCATCGGAATCGGCCTCTTCATCGCCCTCATCGGCCTCTTCAAGGCCGGCTTCGTGCACCAGGGCACCGCGACCCCGCTGTCCCTCGGTCCCGCCGGTGAACTCGCCGGCTGGCCGGTCCTCGTCTTCGCCGCGACCCTCCTGCTGATCTTCATGCTGCAGGCGCGCAACGTCCCCGGCGCCATCCTGATCGGCATCGTCGTCGGCACCCTGGCGGCGGTCGTCGTCAACGCCGTCGGCGACATCGACCCGAAGGCGTGGAGCAGCGGCCCTCCCGAGCTGAGCGGCAGCGCGGTCTCCTCACCCGACTTCTCGCTCTTCGGGAACGTCGAGTTCGGCGGCTGGGGCGACGTCGGCGTGATGACGGTCGGCATGATCGTGTTCACTCTCGTCCTGGCCGGCTTCTTCGACGCGATGGCCACCATCATCGGCGTCGGCACGGAGGCCAACCTCGCGGACGACAAGGGCCGGATGCCGGGCCTGTCCAAGGCGCTGTTCATCGACGGCGCGGGCGGTGCGATCGGCGGCGTCGCCGGAGGCTCCGGCCAGACCGTGTTCGTCGAGTCGGCGACCGGGGTCGGGGAGGGGGCCCGCACCGGGCTCGCCTCCGTCGTCACCGGGCTCTTCTTCGCCGCCTGCCTCTTCTTCACCCCGCTCACGGCGATCGTGCCGGCCGAGGTGGCCTCCGCCGCCCTGGTCGTCATCGGCGCCATGATGATGCAGAACGCCCGGCACGTGGACTGGGCGGACCGCTCGGTCGCCGTACCGGTCTTCCTCACCGTCGTCCTGATGCCGTTCACGTACACCATCACCACCGGCGTCGCCGCGGGCGTCATCTCGTACTCGGCCATCAAGCTCGCCCAGGGCAGGGCGCGCGAGGTCGGCGCGTTCATGTGGGTCCTGACCCTCGTCTTCGTCGTCTACTTCGCCCTGCACCCCATCGAGAGCCGGCTGGGCGTCAACTGA
- a CDS encoding xanthine dehydrogenase family protein molybdopterin-binding subunit, producing the protein MALHPRAATVPAGTPAKITQGSHTRGGIGESTLRPDGTLKVTGEFAYSSDMWHEDMLWGHTLRSTVAHAEIRSIDIGEAVATPGVYAVLTYDDLPAEMKNYGLEIQDTPVLAHGKVRHHGEPVALVAADHPETARRAAAKIRIDYAELPVITDEESATAPGAVLIHEGRDDHHIGHVPHPNIVHRQPVVRGDADAAAARADVIITGDYVFGMQDQAFLGPESGLAVPSEDGGVELYVATQWLHSDLRQIAPVLGLPEDKVRMTLSGVGGAFGGREDLSMQIHACLLALRTGKPVKMVYNRFESFFGHVHRHPAKLHYEHGATKDGKLTHMKCRIVLDGGAYASASPAVVGNASSLAVGPYAVEDVDIEAIALYSNNPPCGAMRGFGAVQACFAYEAQMDKLAAALDMDPVELRQLNAMEQGTLLPTGQPVDSPAPVAELLRRVKARPLPPEQQWLSADAEGSSVDVRALPGGLSNTTHGEGVVRGVGYAVGLKNVGFSEGFDDYSTARVRMEVINGEPVATVHTAMAEVGQGGVTVHAQIARTELGVNQVTIHPADTRVGSAGSTSASRQTYVTGGAVKNSCEAVREQVLEIGRRKFGTYHPAWATAELLLEGGKVVTDGGEVLASLADVLEEESVDVELEWRHRPTEAFDLRTGQGNGHVQYSFAAHRAVVEVDTELGLVKVIELACAQDVGKALNPLSVVGQIQGGTTQGLGVAVMEEIIVDPKTAKVRNPSFTDYLIPTILDTPTIPVDVLELADDHAPYGLRGVGEAPTLSSTPAVLAAIRAATGLELNRTPVRPEHITGT; encoded by the coding sequence ATGGCGCTGCACCCACGAGCCGCGACCGTACCGGCCGGCACCCCCGCCAAGATCACCCAGGGCTCCCACACCCGGGGCGGCATCGGCGAGTCCACCCTGCGGCCCGACGGGACCCTCAAGGTCACCGGCGAGTTCGCCTACTCCTCGGACATGTGGCACGAGGACATGCTGTGGGGCCACACGCTCCGCTCCACCGTCGCCCACGCCGAGATCCGGTCGATCGACATCGGCGAGGCCGTCGCCACGCCCGGCGTCTACGCCGTGCTGACGTACGACGACCTGCCCGCCGAGATGAAGAACTACGGGCTGGAGATCCAGGACACCCCCGTACTCGCCCACGGCAAGGTCCGTCACCACGGCGAGCCCGTGGCGCTCGTCGCCGCCGACCACCCGGAGACCGCGCGCCGTGCCGCCGCCAAGATCCGGATCGACTACGCGGAACTGCCGGTCATCACGGACGAGGAGTCCGCGACGGCGCCCGGCGCGGTGCTGATCCACGAAGGCCGCGACGACCACCACATCGGGCACGTACCGCACCCCAACATCGTCCACCGCCAGCCCGTCGTCCGCGGCGACGCCGACGCGGCCGCCGCGCGGGCCGACGTGATCATCACCGGTGACTACGTCTTCGGCATGCAGGACCAGGCATTCCTCGGCCCTGAGTCGGGCCTCGCGGTTCCTTCCGAGGACGGGGGCGTCGAGCTGTACGTCGCCACCCAGTGGCTGCACTCCGACCTCCGCCAGATCGCCCCCGTGCTCGGCCTGCCCGAGGACAAGGTGCGCATGACGCTCTCCGGCGTCGGCGGTGCGTTCGGCGGCCGCGAGGACCTGTCGATGCAGATCCACGCCTGCCTGCTGGCCCTGCGCACCGGCAAGCCCGTCAAGATGGTCTACAACCGCTTCGAGTCCTTCTTCGGACACGTCCACCGGCACCCGGCCAAGCTCCACTACGAGCACGGTGCCACCAAGGACGGCAAGCTCACCCACATGAAGTGCCGGATCGTGCTGGACGGCGGCGCCTACGCGTCCGCCTCCCCGGCGGTCGTCGGCAACGCCTCCTCGCTCGCGGTCGGCCCGTACGCCGTCGAGGACGTCGACATCGAGGCGATCGCGCTCTACTCCAACAACCCGCCCTGCGGCGCCATGCGCGGCTTCGGCGCGGTCCAGGCGTGCTTCGCCTACGAGGCGCAGATGGACAAGCTCGCCGCGGCCCTCGACATGGACCCGGTCGAACTCCGGCAGCTGAACGCCATGGAGCAGGGGACCCTGCTCCCCACCGGCCAGCCCGTCGACTCCCCGGCCCCGGTCGCCGAACTGCTGCGCCGCGTCAAGGCCAGGCCCCTGCCACCCGAGCAGCAGTGGCTCTCGGCCGACGCGGAGGGCAGCTCCGTCGACGTACGCGCGCTTCCCGGGGGTCTGTCCAACACGACCCACGGCGAGGGTGTCGTGCGGGGCGTCGGCTACGCCGTCGGCCTGAAGAACGTCGGCTTCTCCGAGGGCTTCGACGACTACTCGACCGCCCGGGTGCGCATGGAGGTCATCAACGGCGAGCCGGTCGCCACCGTGCACACCGCGATGGCCGAGGTCGGGCAGGGCGGTGTCACCGTCCACGCCCAGATCGCCCGTACCGAACTCGGGGTCAACCAGGTCACCATCCACCCGGCGGACACCCGGGTCGGCTCCGCCGGCTCCACGTCCGCCTCCCGCCAGACGTACGTCACCGGCGGCGCCGTCAAGAACTCCTGCGAGGCGGTCAGGGAACAGGTCCTGGAGATCGGCCGCCGCAAGTTCGGCACGTACCACCCGGCCTGGGCCACCGCCGAACTCCTCCTGGAGGGAGGCAAGGTGGTCACCGACGGCGGCGAGGTGCTCGCGTCGCTCGCCGACGTGCTGGAGGAGGAGTCCGTCGACGTCGAGCTGGAGTGGCGGCACAGGCCCACCGAGGCCTTCGACCTGCGCACCGGACAGGGCAACGGCCACGTCCAGTACTCCTTCGCGGCCCACCGCGCGGTCGTGGAGGTCGACACCGAACTCGGCCTGGTCAAGGTGATCGAACTGGCCTGCGCCCAGGACGTGGGCAAGGCACTCAACCCGCTGTCCGTCGTGGGTCAGATCCAGGGCGGCACCACCCAGGGGCTGGGCGTCGCCGTCATGGAGGAGATCATCGTCGACCCGAAGACGGCGAAGGTGCGCAACCCGTCCTTCACGGACTACCTGATCCCCACCATCCTCGACACCCCGACCATCCCGGTCGACGTGCTCGAACTCGCCGACGACCACGCCCCGTACGGGCTGCGCGGCGTCGGCGAGGCCCCGACCCTGTCGTCCACCCCGGCCGTGCTCGCGGCGATCCGGGCGGCGACGGGACTGGAGCTCAACAGGACCCCGGTGCGCCCCGAGCACATCACCGGTACCTGA
- a CDS encoding (2Fe-2S)-binding protein, with product MRVNFTVNGRKQEADDVWEGESLLYVLRERMGLPGSKNACEQGECGSCTVRLDGVPVCSCLVAAGQAEGREIVTVEGLADYARHRDDAHPGTGCAAGACGTSVDAAQRWQAKPADAQSADAADLSPVQQAFIDAGAVQCGFCTPGLLVAADELLETHPSPSDQDIREALSGNLCRCTGYETILDAVRLAAARQEEAVR from the coding sequence ATGCGAGTCAATTTCACGGTCAACGGCCGGAAACAGGAAGCCGACGACGTCTGGGAGGGCGAGTCACTCCTGTACGTCCTGCGTGAGCGCATGGGCCTGCCCGGCTCCAAGAACGCCTGTGAGCAGGGCGAATGCGGCTCCTGTACGGTCCGCCTCGACGGTGTGCCCGTCTGTTCCTGTCTCGTCGCGGCCGGCCAGGCGGAAGGCCGCGAGATCGTCACCGTCGAAGGGCTGGCCGACTACGCCAGGCACCGCGACGACGCCCACCCCGGAACCGGATGCGCCGCGGGCGCCTGCGGCACGTCTGTCGACGCGGCCCAGCGCTGGCAGGCCAAGCCCGCCGACGCGCAGAGCGCCGACGCGGCCGACCTCTCACCCGTCCAGCAGGCGTTCATCGACGCGGGGGCCGTCCAGTGCGGCTTCTGCACCCCCGGCCTGCTGGTCGCGGCCGACGAGCTGCTCGAGACGCACCCCTCGCCGTCCGACCAGGACATCCGCGAGGCGCTCTCCGGCAACCTCTGCCGGTGCACCGGCTACGAGACGATCCTCGACGCGGTCCGCCTCGCGGCCGCCCGTCAGGAAGAGGCGGTCCGATAG
- a CDS encoding FAD binding domain-containing protein produces the protein MDFLRPASWEEALAAKAEHPTAVPIAGGTDVMVEINFDHRRPEHLMDLNRIGELSEWQVGPDTVRLGASVPYSAVMENLRAELPGLALASHTVASPQIRNRGGVGGNLGTASPAGDAHPALLAAGAEVEAASVRGTRMIPIDDFYTGVKRNALAPDELIRAVHIKKADGPQQYSKVGTRNAMVIAVCAFGLALHPGTRTVRTGIGSAAPTPVRAKEAEDFLNAALEEGGFWDSGKIITPSVAKQFAQLAAGACNPIDDVRGTAAYRRHAVGIMARRTLGWTWEQYRGAGRTLEGAA, from the coding sequence ATGGACTTCCTTCGCCCCGCCAGCTGGGAGGAGGCGCTCGCCGCCAAGGCCGAGCACCCGACGGCTGTGCCCATCGCGGGTGGCACCGACGTCATGGTCGAGATCAACTTCGACCACCGCCGGCCCGAACACCTCATGGACCTGAACCGCATCGGTGAGCTGTCCGAGTGGCAGGTGGGCCCGGACACCGTACGCCTCGGCGCCTCCGTGCCGTACAGCGCCGTCATGGAGAACCTGAGGGCCGAGCTGCCCGGCCTCGCCCTCGCCTCGCACACGGTCGCCTCGCCGCAGATCCGCAACCGCGGCGGTGTCGGCGGCAACCTGGGCACCGCGTCCCCCGCGGGGGACGCCCACCCCGCGCTGCTCGCCGCGGGAGCCGAGGTCGAGGCCGCGTCCGTACGCGGGACGCGGATGATCCCGATCGACGACTTCTACACCGGCGTGAAGCGCAACGCCCTCGCACCGGACGAGCTGATCCGGGCCGTGCACATCAAGAAGGCGGACGGTCCGCAGCAGTACTCGAAGGTCGGCACGCGCAACGCGATGGTCATCGCCGTGTGCGCCTTCGGTCTCGCCCTCCACCCCGGGACGCGCACGGTACGGACCGGTATCGGCTCCGCCGCCCCGACCCCGGTCAGGGCGAAGGAGGCCGAGGACTTCCTCAACGCCGCACTGGAGGAGGGCGGGTTCTGGGACAGCGGGAAGATCATCACCCCGTCCGTCGCCAAGCAGTTCGCCCAGCTCGCCGCGGGGGCCTGCAACCCCATCGACGACGTACGGGGAACCGCCGCCTACCGCAGGCACGCGGTCGGCATCATGGCCCGCCGCACGCTGGGCTGGACCTGGGAGCAGTACCGCGGAGCGGGACGCACCCTCGAAGGAGCTGCCTGA
- a CDS encoding PucR family transcriptional regulator, which yields MRLRALLDTEALGLRLLGGEDELDRSVRGVMTTDLRDPSRYLSGGELVLTGLAWRRDAADSEPFVRILAGAGVAGLAAGEAELGDIPDDLVEACLRHRLPLFAVHETVAFAMITEHVVRQVSGERAGDLAAVVDRHRRLMTSGPAGGGPEVVLDLLTSDLDLRAWVLSPTGRRIAGAGEPLPPHVGAELAGHHLAATRSGRRGPHRAEVDGTAYSLFPIRNTGRGAAPLPSRDVRESVLSDWLLAVEADAGDWPAARLDLLQGVTQLIAVERDRRDAARAVRRRLAQEVLELVQAGAAPAEIAARLRVAAPVLLPGLGTAPHWQVVVARVEWAGEDTDLPGGRAAQAVLEEILVDPAVAGPDSADRIAVAYTGEEAVALVPLTALPAPPATGAGAEDEAAADEPERRDAALHADALLQTVRAPLSAGLADDGRLTLGVSAAVHSAEGLRGALEEARHARRVAAARPGPVCAAGHHELASHVLLLPFVPDDVRRAFTARLLDPLRDYDRRHRAELMETLEAFLDCDGSWTRCAARLHLHVNTLRYRVGRIEQLTGRDLSRLEDKLDFFLALRMR from the coding sequence ATGCGGCTGCGCGCACTGCTGGACACCGAGGCGCTGGGCCTGCGGCTGCTCGGCGGCGAGGACGAGCTGGACCGGTCGGTCCGCGGCGTCATGACGACCGACCTGCGCGACCCCAGCCGCTACCTCTCCGGCGGGGAACTGGTCCTCACCGGGCTCGCCTGGCGGCGGGACGCCGCCGACTCCGAGCCCTTCGTCAGGATCCTGGCGGGCGCGGGCGTCGCGGGTCTGGCCGCCGGCGAGGCCGAACTCGGGGACATCCCGGACGACCTGGTCGAGGCGTGCCTGAGGCACCGGCTGCCGCTGTTCGCCGTGCACGAGACCGTCGCGTTCGCAATGATCACCGAGCACGTGGTCCGGCAGGTGTCCGGTGAACGGGCCGGCGACCTCGCCGCGGTCGTCGACCGGCACCGCCGCCTGATGACCTCGGGTCCGGCGGGCGGCGGCCCCGAGGTGGTCCTCGATCTGCTGACCTCCGACCTGGACCTGCGCGCCTGGGTCCTCTCCCCCACGGGCCGCCGGATCGCCGGGGCCGGTGAGCCGCTGCCCCCGCACGTCGGCGCGGAACTGGCCGGCCACCACCTCGCCGCGACCCGTTCGGGCCGCCGGGGGCCGCACCGGGCCGAGGTGGACGGTACGGCGTATTCACTGTTCCCGATCCGGAACACCGGCCGGGGAGCCGCCCCGCTCCCGTCCAGGGACGTGCGGGAGTCCGTCCTCTCGGACTGGCTGCTGGCCGTCGAGGCGGACGCGGGCGACTGGCCGGCCGCACGCCTGGACCTGCTCCAGGGCGTGACGCAGTTGATCGCGGTCGAGCGGGACCGCCGCGACGCGGCGCGGGCGGTTCGCCGGAGGCTCGCCCAGGAGGTCCTGGAGCTGGTCCAGGCGGGCGCCGCCCCGGCCGAGATCGCGGCCCGGCTCCGGGTCGCCGCCCCCGTCCTGCTGCCGGGTCTCGGCACAGCGCCGCACTGGCAGGTCGTCGTGGCCCGGGTCGAATGGGCGGGCGAGGACACGGACCTCCCGGGCGGCCGGGCCGCCCAGGCGGTGCTGGAGGAGATCCTGGTCGACCCCGCGGTGGCCGGCCCCGACTCGGCGGACCGGATCGCCGTGGCGTACACCGGCGAGGAGGCCGTCGCGCTGGTGCCGCTGACCGCGCTCCCCGCACCGCCCGCCACCGGCGCAGGTGCGGAGGACGAGGCCGCGGCGGACGAGCCGGAGCGGCGGGACGCCGCCCTGCACGCCGATGCCCTGCTCCAGACCGTCCGCGCGCCGCTCTCCGCCGGGCTGGCCGACGACGGGCGCCTGACACTCGGTGTCAGCGCCGCCGTGCACTCCGCCGAAGGGCTGCGCGGAGCGCTCGAGGAGGCGCGGCACGCCCGCCGCGTCGCCGCGGCCCGGCCGGGCCCGGTCTGCGCGGCCGGCCACCACGAGCTCGCCTCCCACGTCCTGCTGCTGCCCTTCGTGCCGGACGACGTGCGCCGGGCGTTCACCGCGCGGCTCCTGGACCCCCTGCGCGACTACGACCGGCGTCACCGCGCGGAACTCATGGAGACGCTGGAGGCATTCCTGGACTGCGACGGTTCCTGGACCCGCTGTGCGGCCCGGCTGCACCTCCACGTCAACACACTGCGCTATCGCGTCGGACGTATCGAGCAGTTGACGGGACGTGACCTTTCGCGCCTCGAGGACAAGCTCGACTTCTTCCTCGCCCTGCGCATGAGGTGA
- a CDS encoding GntR family transcriptional regulator codes for MEQGRVRDGVGPYAPAGTPPDVRVPEQARGEHTHSERTVSRTVQRHSVRGQILHALRSALVGGELTPGEVYSAPALGARFGVSATPVREAMQQLAVEGAVEVVPNRGFRVSRRGARELAELAEVRALIEVPVMLRLARTVPADDWYALRPLADATVAAAAVGDRAGYAESDRAFHRAVLELSGNLQLVEVADDLHRRSQWPLAAGPAGRRAELLADASEHTALLDALIARDLTVVRSLVREHYNGADV; via the coding sequence GTGGAGCAGGGCAGAGTGCGGGACGGCGTGGGCCCGTATGCGCCGGCGGGCACCCCGCCGGACGTCCGTGTGCCCGAACAGGCACGCGGCGAGCACACCCACAGCGAGCGCACCGTGTCCCGCACCGTGCAGCGGCACTCCGTACGCGGCCAGATCCTGCACGCCCTGCGCTCCGCGCTCGTCGGTGGCGAGCTGACCCCGGGGGAGGTCTACTCCGCCCCCGCGCTCGGCGCGCGCTTCGGTGTGTCCGCGACGCCCGTGCGCGAGGCCATGCAGCAGCTGGCGGTCGAGGGCGCCGTCGAGGTCGTGCCGAACCGCGGCTTCCGGGTCAGCCGACGGGGTGCCCGTGAACTGGCCGAGCTCGCGGAGGTGCGCGCCCTGATCGAGGTCCCGGTCATGCTGCGGCTCGCCCGCACGGTCCCGGCCGACGACTGGTACGCGCTGCGCCCGCTGGCCGACGCCACGGTCGCCGCGGCGGCCGTCGGTGACCGCGCGGGATACGCCGAGAGCGACCGCGCCTTCCACCGTGCGGTGCTCGAACTGTCCGGCAACCTGCAGCTCGTGGAGGTCGCCGACGATCTGCACCGCAGGTCCCAGTGGCCCCTGGCCGCCGGCCCGGCGGGCCGGCGGGCGGAGCTGCTCGCCGACGCCTCGGAGCACACCGCGCTGCTCGACGCGCTGATCGCCCGGGACCTCACGGTGGTGCGGTCCCTCGTGCGCGAGCACTACAACGGCGCCGACGTGTGA
- a CDS encoding (2Fe-2S)-binding protein: MTVPVLLATTAPSPTAAAYTRLAEVFPGLRAEVLAHDAPAPSGAGWVRAADLAEGGAALDDFLAWDEAQVLRDYGTRARPDVVASFGLHRYAWPACLLVTVPWFLHRRVPRIPVADVSFHRGLGHLALRVGEFACLPGDPAAALPGARVVPGEAALRAEVRDSVAEHIGPVLDGFGPRMRRGKRALWGMATDEIVEGLWYIAHLLGEENRAMAELEELLPGTTKPYVGTAGFRELTGPGGESLPTRDRASCCLFYTLRPEDTCVTCPRTCDDDRVRRLAATA, from the coding sequence ATGACCGTGCCCGTCCTGCTCGCCACGACCGCCCCGTCTCCGACCGCGGCGGCGTACACCCGTCTGGCCGAGGTCTTCCCGGGGCTGCGGGCCGAGGTGCTCGCCCACGACGCGCCGGCACCCTCCGGGGCGGGCTGGGTCCGGGCGGCGGACCTCGCCGAGGGCGGAGCGGCACTGGACGACTTCCTGGCCTGGGACGAGGCACAGGTGCTCCGGGACTACGGCACCCGCGCCCGCCCCGACGTCGTGGCGAGCTTCGGACTCCACCGCTACGCGTGGCCGGCCTGCCTCCTGGTGACCGTGCCGTGGTTCCTGCACCGGCGCGTGCCCCGCATCCCCGTGGCCGACGTCTCCTTCCACCGGGGACTGGGCCATCTGGCCCTGCGGGTGGGCGAGTTCGCCTGCCTTCCCGGTGATCCCGCCGCAGCCCTGCCGGGCGCCCGGGTCGTGCCCGGTGAAGCGGCGCTGCGGGCCGAGGTCCGCGACTCCGTGGCCGAGCACATCGGCCCCGTGCTGGACGGGTTCGGGCCCCGCATGCGACGCGGCAAGCGCGCCCTGTGGGGCATGGCGACCGACGAGATCGTCGAGGGTCTCTGGTACATCGCGCACCTGCTCGGGGAGGAGAACCGGGCGATGGCCGAGCTGGAGGAGCTGCTCCCGGGCACGACCAAGCCGTACGTGGGTACGGCGGGCTTCCGTGAACTGACCGGACCCGGCGGCGAGTCCCTCCCCACCCGGGACCGGGCGAGCTGCTGCCTCTTCTACACCCTGCGGCCGGAGGACACCTGCGTGACCTGCCCCCGCACCTGCGACGACGACCGCGTCCGCAGGCTCGCCGCCACCGCGTGA
- a CDS encoding DUF2637 domain-containing protein, protein MRLTDISLDWLLPGAVLLVGVMAAVTVVARGKRAAEKAGADDSWERSEERRRRKEALYATASYVLLFCCAAVAAALSFHGLVGFGRQNLNLSGGWEYLVPFGLDGAAMFCSVLAVREASHGDAALGSRLLVWTFAGAAAWFNWVHAPRGMDHAGAPHFFAGMSLSAAVLFDRALKQTRRAALREQGLVPRPLPQIRIVRWLRAPRETFGAWSLMLLEGVRTLDEAVDEVREDRREREQDRHRRKDQAKLDRAHIKALNRQNRVWGRGGRSGRQMDVQAIAPAAGGGPPAVAEPAIAGPGQLPLRPRPSLQAVNGPKSRSTSAQTTSGEPAPVDLTAEDDTQALPRLDSLEQKLKDLEQQFG, encoded by the coding sequence ATGAGACTGACCGACATATCGCTTGACTGGCTGCTTCCGGGCGCCGTGCTGCTCGTGGGGGTCATGGCGGCGGTGACGGTGGTCGCGCGCGGCAAGCGCGCCGCTGAGAAGGCCGGGGCCGACGACAGCTGGGAACGCAGCGAGGAGCGCCGCCGGCGCAAGGAGGCGCTCTACGCCACCGCCTCGTACGTCCTGCTGTTCTGCTGTGCCGCGGTCGCCGCCGCCCTCTCCTTCCACGGGCTCGTCGGCTTCGGCCGGCAAAACCTCAACCTCTCCGGGGGCTGGGAGTACCTCGTGCCCTTCGGCCTCGACGGGGCCGCGATGTTCTGTTCGGTGCTCGCCGTACGTGAGGCCAGCCACGGCGACGCGGCTCTGGGCTCGCGACTGCTGGTGTGGACGTTCGCCGGTGCCGCCGCCTGGTTCAACTGGGTGCACGCGCCGCGCGGCATGGACCACGCGGGCGCTCCGCACTTCTTCGCGGGCATGTCGCTCTCGGCCGCGGTGCTGTTCGACCGCGCGCTGAAGCAGACACGCCGTGCGGCACTCCGCGAGCAGGGCCTGGTGCCCCGTCCGCTGCCGCAGATCCGGATCGTACGGTGGCTGCGCGCCCCCAGGGAGACGTTCGGCGCCTGGTCGCTGATGCTCCTCGAAGGCGTCCGGACCCTGGACGAGGCGGTGGACGAGGTGCGCGAGGACCGCCGGGAGAGAGAACAGGACCGGCACCGCAGGAAGGATCAGGCCAAACTGGACCGGGCCCACATCAAGGCCCTGAACCGGCAGAACCGGGTATGGGGGCGCGGCGGACGGTCGGGCCGCCAGATGGACGTCCAGGCCATCGCCCCGGCGGCAGGGGGCGGCCCACCGGCCGTCGCGGAACCCGCCATAGCAGGGCCGGGACAACTGCCCCTGCGCCCCCGTCCATCCCTGCAAGCCGTGAACGGCCCGAAATCCAGGAGTACTTCGGCACAGACCACCAGCGGTGAACCCGCGCCCGTCGACCTCACCGCCGAGGACGACACACAGGCCCTGCCCCGGCTCGATTCGCTGGAGCAGAAACTCAAGGACCTGGAACAGCAGTTCGGCTGA
- a CDS encoding ATP-binding protein has translation MTKRREGPPARLHRRLGHADLSAVGEIRGALRDFLRYRRRPEDTEVAELLLSELVTNALIHTRNGAVVTVTSAPARLRVEVRDFMTEQEPAPYVPNADDGTHGRGLLLVQSLADSWGVTTQALGKVVWFELSGGMA, from the coding sequence ATGACGAAGCGACGGGAGGGTCCGCCGGCGCGGCTGCATCGCAGACTCGGGCACGCCGACCTGTCGGCCGTGGGGGAGATACGCGGGGCGCTGCGGGATTTCCTGCGCTACCGGCGGCGGCCGGAGGACACCGAGGTCGCTGAACTCCTGCTCTCCGAACTGGTGACGAACGCGCTGATCCACACGCGGAACGGGGCCGTGGTCACCGTGACGTCCGCACCCGCGCGTTTGCGCGTGGAGGTGCGTGACTTCATGACGGAGCAGGAACCCGCGCCGTACGTACCGAACGCCGACGACGGTACGCACGGCAGGGGTTTGCTCCTCGTCCAGAGCCTGGCGGACTCCTGGGGAGTCACGACTCAGGCGCTGGGCAAGGTGGTCTGGTTCGAGCTGAGCGGCGGCATGGCATGA
- a CDS encoding ribonuclease domain-containing protein, whose amino-acid sequence MRIPPRITTLGGVAALLSVLFVSGPVTASAATVPSTTAVGSVCYSALPSEAHDTLGLIEDGGPFPYEEDGTVFQNREAVLPSRSTGYYHEYTVVTPGSPTRGARRIVTGEEVREDYYTADHYESFDLVDHDC is encoded by the coding sequence ATGCGAATCCCCCCACGGATCACCACGCTCGGCGGCGTCGCCGCCCTCCTGTCCGTCCTCTTCGTCTCGGGACCGGTGACGGCGTCGGCCGCGACCGTTCCCTCGACCACGGCGGTGGGCAGCGTCTGTTACTCCGCGCTGCCTTCCGAGGCACATGACACGCTCGGCCTGATCGAGGACGGCGGCCCGTTCCCGTACGAGGAGGACGGCACGGTCTTCCAGAACCGGGAGGCCGTCCTGCCCAGTCGGAGCACCGGCTACTACCACGAGTACACGGTCGTCACGCCCGGCTCCCCCACCCGCGGGGCCCGCCGGATCGTGACGGGCGAGGAAGTCCGGGAGGACTACTACACCGCGGACCACTACGAGTCGTTCGACCTCGTCGACCACGACTGCTGA